A region from the Takifugu rubripes chromosome 22, fTakRub1.2, whole genome shotgun sequence genome encodes:
- the rgs5b gene encoding regulator of G-protein signaling 5b → MCRGLDSLPSTCLERAKELKALFGSLLQKSDHSLNSQAKKNEKHKLNREEPFTWKESFDKLLSSQNGLCLFRAFLVSEFSEENIAFYLACEDYKETKPSKQAAKARNIYEEFVRSDAPREVNLDHATKAITKENIEEPSESCFDLAQSKIYTLMEKDCYPRFLKSPTYLEVTRKVKSG, encoded by the exons ATGTGCAGAGGACTGGACTCGTTGCCGAGCACCTGCCTGGAGAG GGCGAAGGAGCTGAAAGCTCTGTTTGGAAGTTTGCTACAAAAGTCAGACCACAGCCTCAACAGCCAGGCCAAGAAGAATGAGAAGCACAA GTTGAACCGTGAAGAACCCTTCACCTGGAAGGAGTCCTTCGACAAACTGCTGTCCAGTCAAA ATGGACTGTGCCTCTTCAGAGCCTTCCTGGTCTCAGAGTTCAGCGAGGAGAACATCGCCTTCTATCTGGCCTGCGAGGACTACAAGGAGACCAAACCCTCCAAGCAGGCAGCCAAAGCCAGGAACATCTACGAAGAGTTTGTCCGCTCTGACGCGCCGCGAGAG GTGAACCTGGACCACGCCACCAAAGCCATCACCAAGGAGAACATTGAGGAGCCCTCAGAGTCCTGCTTTGACCTGGCCCAGTCCAAGATCTACACCCTGATGGAGAAAGACTGCTACCCCCGGTTCCTGAAGTCCCCCACGTACCTTGAGGTCACAAGAAAGGTCAAATCAGGCTAA